The following are encoded in a window of Ruficoccus amylovorans genomic DNA:
- a CDS encoding sodium:solute symporter family protein produces the protein MHTVDYFVLIVYLAGIFLVGLFLSTKNKSTSDMFAAGGESPWWTSGLSSFMTMFSAGTFVVWGGIAYRLGLVAVVINLCYGVAAILVGYFVAGHWKRLGVRTPAEFIELRFGASAVQFYTWAMMVFRIVGVAVSLYSLSIVLVAMMPLPEGNPLRDPATGNLSLEWAIVIFGGIVVIYTMAGGLWAVLMTDVLQFIVLNLAVIFIVPLAFGSVGGVGAFIERAPEGFFALTSERYTVFFLLGWVVIHFFMIGAEWAFAQRFICVSSERDAKKSCYLFGGLYLFSPLLWLLPPMIYRTIDPNADPQQAYILSCRAVLPAGMVGLMVAAMFSATASMVSSQLNVFAGVLTDEFYRRLFKPAASDRHLMRVGRGFTVALGAVLIGVSLLIPYLGGAEKVVVAVTSLMVGPLLAPTIWGLFSKRVSLRAIWVTVAVSFVCGLILKIGLGEDGFLVNTLTQPLADWSQANGTLVDLIVGVVVPVGILSVLHLTQRQTASGWLRVERQVSEVISAGKVTEASSLPAIIVGGCLLVCAVLMFGLIPFNDSGHGILATFGSVLLLLGGGIFLTLKLQCKEI, from the coding sequence ATGCACACGGTCGATTACTTCGTGCTCATCGTCTATCTGGCCGGAATTTTCCTGGTCGGGCTGTTCCTGTCCACCAAGAACAAGAGCACCAGCGACATGTTCGCCGCCGGGGGTGAGTCCCCGTGGTGGACCTCCGGGCTGAGCTCATTCATGACGATGTTCTCCGCCGGGACGTTTGTCGTCTGGGGCGGGATCGCCTACCGGCTCGGGCTGGTCGCCGTCGTCATCAACCTGTGCTACGGGGTGGCCGCGATCCTCGTCGGCTACTTCGTGGCCGGCCACTGGAAACGCCTCGGCGTGCGCACACCGGCCGAGTTCATCGAGCTGCGCTTCGGCGCCTCGGCGGTGCAGTTCTACACCTGGGCGATGATGGTCTTCCGCATCGTGGGCGTGGCCGTCTCGCTCTACTCGCTCTCCATCGTGCTCGTGGCCATGATGCCGCTGCCGGAGGGCAACCCGCTGCGCGACCCCGCCACCGGCAACCTTTCGCTGGAGTGGGCCATTGTCATCTTCGGCGGCATTGTCGTCATCTACACGATGGCGGGCGGGCTGTGGGCCGTGCTCATGACCGACGTGCTCCAGTTCATCGTGCTGAACCTCGCGGTCATCTTCATCGTGCCGCTGGCTTTCGGCAGCGTGGGCGGCGTCGGAGCCTTTATTGAGCGTGCCCCGGAAGGCTTTTTCGCCCTGACCAGTGAGCGCTACACGGTGTTCTTCCTGCTGGGCTGGGTGGTGATTCACTTTTTCATGATCGGGGCCGAGTGGGCCTTTGCCCAGCGGTTCATCTGCGTCTCCAGCGAGCGCGACGCGAAAAAAAGCTGCTATCTGTTCGGGGGGCTGTATCTCTTCAGCCCGCTGCTGTGGCTGCTCCCGCCCATGATCTACCGCACGATCGACCCCAACGCCGACCCGCAGCAAGCCTACATCCTCTCCTGCCGAGCGGTCCTGCCCGCCGGGATGGTCGGGCTGATGGTGGCGGCGATGTTCTCGGCCACGGCGAGCATGGTCAGCTCGCAGTTGAACGTGTTCGCGGGCGTGCTGACGGACGAATTTTACCGCCGCCTCTTCAAACCGGCGGCCTCGGACCGCCACCTGATGCGGGTCGGGCGCGGCTTCACCGTCGCCCTCGGGGCGGTGCTGATCGGCGTCTCCCTGCTCATCCCCTATCTGGGCGGGGCGGAGAAAGTCGTCGTCGCCGTGACCAGCCTGATGGTCGGCCCGCTGCTGGCCCCGACGATCTGGGGGCTTTTCAGCAAACGGGTCAGCCTGCGGGCGATCTGGGTGACGGTGGCGGTCAGCTTCGTCTGCGGCCTCATCCTGAAAATCGGCCTCGGCGAAGACGGCTTCCTCGTCAATACGCTGACGCAGCCGCTGGCGGACTGGTCGCAGGCCAACGGCACGCTGGTGGACCTGATCGTGGGCGTCGTGGTGCCCGTCGGCATCCTCAGCGTCCTGCACCTGACTCAGCGGCAAACGGCCAGCGGGTGGCTGCGGGTGGAACGCCAGGTGAGCGAAGTCATTTCCGCCGGAAAAGTGACCGAGGCCAGCTCACTCCCGGCGATCATTGTGGGCGGCTGCCTGCTGGTGTGCGCGGTCCTGATGTTCGGGCTCATCCCTTTCAACGACAGCGGCCACGGCATCCTGGCGACTTTCGGCTCCGTGCTCCTGCTCCTCGGCGGAGGCATCTTCCTGACCCTCAAGCTACAATGTAAGGAAATTTAA
- a CDS encoding DNRLRE domain-containing protein has translation MKIKTPTILALTLFACSAAALNAASVTIASTDGAYIRNANALNTPTETNFLVGQTTTASDHLRGLFTFDLTNSGVDFSQVTIDSVTITLTTSREDANSLNSDVALNLYELTQDYDRASTTWTVAETGTAWTKPGGTYDSNALLTTVSANPGAITTGSTITLSGQALIDVVSANASGSADFILKLADENYTNREIFFFANSGAGAPTITINYTAIPEASSFGLLGGALGLAILFLGRRFKRS, from the coding sequence ATGAAGATTAAAACTCCGACCATTCTTGCTCTTACCCTCTTCGCGTGCAGCGCCGCCGCGCTCAACGCCGCCAGCGTCACCATCGCCAGCACCGATGGCGCTTACATCCGTAACGCCAATGCCCTCAACACCCCCACAGAAACGAACTTTCTGGTCGGTCAGACAACCACTGCAAGTGACCACTTGCGCGGACTCTTTACTTTCGACCTGACCAACAGCGGGGTGGATTTCAGCCAAGTCACCATCGATAGCGTGACCATCACGCTGACCACCAGCCGGGAGGACGCCAATAGCCTTAACTCCGATGTCGCCCTGAATCTGTATGAACTGACCCAGGACTACGACAGAGCCTCGACCACCTGGACAGTAGCCGAAACCGGCACTGCCTGGACGAAGCCCGGCGGCACCTACGACTCGAACGCACTGCTGACCACGGTCTCGGCTAACCCCGGTGCCATTACGACAGGCTCGACGATTACCCTGAGCGGTCAGGCTCTGATTGATGTGGTTTCCGCCAATGCCAGTGGCAGCGCCGACTTCATCCTCAAGCTTGCGGACGAGAACTACACCAATCGCGAGATTTTCTTCTTCGCAAATAGCGGTGCCGGTGCCCCCACGATCACCATTAACTACACCGCCATCCCCGAAGCCAGCAGCTTCGGCTTGCTCGGCGGCGCGCTCGGACTCGCGATCCTTTTTCTTGGACGGCGCTTCAAGCGCTCCTGA
- a CDS encoding nitroreductase family protein produces MTLKDRLITLIGYNRAWEIRSRLSVCGLVLACWSDFHRYRRHAYIGFGKRSRKNLRALIMKDAHRVEKGLSLAGMRPFFGERMIGHLQMLIGCYVERYGYDFYADCGLLSLRRYVGAHDAFRGQSGYEKISLVEAFCDTHRSPGFGTRVGVDTLSREEFFECADASFAQFVAGRRSVRDFSGKRIAQDTIRQAAALAQRFPSVCNRQSVELYYYNEPARVREILRLQNGNRGFGETLGGVAVITAIADEFEGVGERNQPYVDGGMFLMNFLLALHSLKVGACALNWSVGPGRDRQLKKLLGLDDGLVVISLVGVGEVSERLKIACSPRKPLGDVYRGDGTIA; encoded by the coding sequence ATGACTCTTAAGGACAGGCTCATAACGCTGATCGGCTACAACCGGGCCTGGGAAATCAGGTCCCGGCTCAGTGTGTGCGGGCTGGTCCTTGCCTGTTGGTCAGATTTTCACCGATACCGGCGACACGCATACATCGGCTTCGGCAAGCGCAGCAGGAAGAACCTCCGCGCGTTGATTATGAAGGATGCCCATCGGGTCGAAAAAGGGCTCTCGCTGGCCGGTATGCGCCCCTTTTTCGGAGAGCGGATGATCGGCCACCTGCAGATGCTTATCGGGTGCTACGTGGAGAGGTATGGCTACGACTTTTACGCCGATTGCGGCTTGCTGTCGCTACGCCGCTATGTCGGCGCGCACGATGCGTTTCGGGGGCAGTCCGGATACGAAAAAATCTCACTGGTCGAAGCCTTTTGTGACACTCACCGCTCGCCCGGTTTCGGTACCCGGGTGGGAGTGGATACACTGAGCCGGGAGGAGTTCTTTGAGTGTGCTGATGCCAGTTTCGCGCAATTCGTGGCTGGACGGCGCAGTGTACGTGATTTCTCGGGTAAGCGTATCGCCCAGGATACTATTCGTCAGGCCGCCGCGCTGGCTCAGCGTTTCCCCTCAGTGTGCAACCGGCAGTCGGTCGAACTTTATTACTATAACGAGCCCGCGCGGGTGCGGGAAATTCTCCGCCTGCAAAACGGGAACCGCGGCTTTGGCGAGACGCTAGGAGGTGTGGCGGTTATCACGGCGATCGCGGATGAGTTTGAGGGGGTGGGGGAGAGGAACCAACCTTATGTGGACGGAGGCATGTTCCTGATGAATTTCCTGCTCGCGCTCCATTCGTTGAAAGTCGGCGCTTGTGCTTTGAACTGGTCCGTCGGTCCCGGCAGGGACAGGCAGTTGAAAAAACTGCTCGGACTCGATGACGGGCTGGTGGTTATCAGCCTGGTTGGTGTCGGTGAAGTGAGCGAGCGCCTCAAGATCGCCTGCTCCCCGCGCAAGCCACTCGGCGACGTGTACCGGGGGGATGGAACAATCGCCTAG